The Acropora palmata chromosome 10, jaAcrPala1.3, whole genome shotgun sequence genome contains a region encoding:
- the LOC141894782 gene encoding uncharacterized protein LOC141894782 produces the protein MALASGSERFRVPKTSSEETGLVNDTVPPSTKYKNKWAVNIFAEWQSLREVKVPVLDCGGVFKDYELHKVCALSADIAAMDVLSLNYWLSKFVMEEAKKSGERYPPKSVYGIICSLKRHLEERNGSEALNPLDASDERYLTTFKSNCSEFYNEGFRDLYIFLLFFEGLFYSDV, from the coding sequence ATGGCGCTCGCGTCCGGATCAGAGCGATTTCGCGTTCCCAAAACGTCTTCTGAAGAAACTGGCTTGGTAAATGACACCGTTCCACCTTCAACAAAATACAAGAACAAGTGGGCTGTAAACATTTTTGCCGAATGGCAGAGTTTAAGAGAGGTTAAGGTTCCAGTTTTAGATTGTGGTGGTGTCTTTAAAGACTACGAGCTACACAAGGTCTGCGCTCTGAGTGCAGACATAGCTGCAATGGACGTACTGTCGCTGAACTACTGGTTGTCCAAATTCGTGATGGAGGAAGCGAAAAAGTCGGGAGAAAGATACCCTCCAAAGAGTGTGTATGGAATCATTTGTTCTTTGAAACGTCATTTGGAGGAGAGAAATGGTTCGGAGGCATTAAATCCTTTGGACGCTAGTGACGAAAGGTATTTAACAACATTTAAATCAAATTGTTCAGAATTTTATAATGAAGGGTTTCGggatttatatatttttttgttatttttcgaaGGTTTGTTCTATTCAGACGTGTAA